From the Mycobacterium sp. DL592 genome, the window GGAGGCGACCGGTGACCGATCCATTGGAAGTCCTGAACGCCGAAGACCCTCCGGTAGCACCGAATCCGGCCTTCGCCGCGCGGCTGCGGGCACGGCTGGAGTCGGCACTGTCACTGCCACCCGGATCACAAGGAGTCGACATGAGCGCCACCACCTCGGCACTGACCGCGCTGACCGAGAACGCCCCGGCGGCCAGCGAGCCGCCCCGGCCCGCGGCGCTGCCGTACCTGACGGTCGCCGACGGGCGCGCCGCCATCGACTGGTACTGCGACGCACTAACCGCCGAACTGCTCGTCGACCCGATCGTGATGGACGACGGCCGCATCGGGCATGCCGAGCTGGCGATCGGCGGCGGCGTCCTCTACCTGGCCGACGAGTTCACCGAGATGGGACTGCGGGCGCCGGAGCCCGGGTGGACATCGGTGAGCCTGATGCTGCACGTGCGTGACACCGACGCGGCGCTGACCCGCGCTCGCAGCCACGGTGCCCGGGTGGAGCGCGAGCCCTACCAGGCGCACGGGTCGCGCTCGGCGACCATCCGTGACCCGTTCGGTCATCGCTGGATGATCAGCGGACCCGTGGCCGAGCTGATCCGTCCCGGCGACATCGGCTACGCCAGCCTGTGGACCCCCGACGTCGACCGGGCCGCGGTGTTCTACGGCCATGTCCTGGGCTGGACGTTCGACTCCCACTCCGAGGTGACGAATACCGTTGAGCGCGTTGGCCTGTCGGCCGGCGAACGCAGCACCCTGTTTTGCTGCTATGCGGTGGCCGACCTGGCGTCGGCCCGGGCGCAGGTGACGGCGGCAGGTGGCCGGGTCGGTGAGCACCGCCGATTCCCCGTCGGCGAGGGGTTCAGCGCCACCGATCCGGCCGGCAACCCGTTCGGGGTGTACGCCGCCGATCCGGGCCAGCGCCGGCCGTCACTCAACGGTGCCGGACCGGGTGAGCTGTCCTACGTCACCTACGAGGTCGGCGATTCGGCAGGGTTCCGGGACTTCTACGCGGGAGTGTTCGGCTGGTCCTTCGAGCCGGGTCGGGTCTCCGACGGGTGGCAGATCAGCCAGACCCAGCCGATGGCCGGTGTCGCAGGCGGCGCACGCCGCCCGTCGACCGTCCCGATGTGGACGGTGGCCGACATCGACGCCGCGGTGCGACGGGTCCGCGAGGGCGGCGGCGAGGTCATCAGCGAACCGGCGCAGCAGCCCTACGGATTGATGGCCGAATGCACCGACGATCAAGGTGGCCGGTTCTACCTCGGGCAGTTCTAGCGGCCGGTTCAGCTCAGCCCAGGACGTCGGCGATCGGTGCGCCGGCGGCGATCTTGGCGCGGGTCTTCATGACCTTGCCCGGCATACCGCCACCGACCACGCCGGCCACCACCCCGTCGCGCTCGTAGAACGCCAGGAACTTACGGCCGTCGTCCTCGACGATGTGCACGACGTCGGTGGCCTCCGGCTCACCGAGGCACTGGATCTTCACGTCGTACTGATCGCTCCAGAAGTACGGCACGACGACGACGTCCGGCGGGTCCTGACCCAGCAGTGCCGGCACGACCACCCGCGCCTGCTCGGCGACATTGCTCCAATGTTCCACGCGCGCTTGATGTCCGGTGGCATCGCGCCAAGAGGCGACATCGCCGAGCGCCCACACATTCGCGGCACTGGTGCGCCCGGCCGCATCACAGACCACGCCGTTGTCCACCTCGACGCCGCTGCCCGCCAGCCAGTCGGTGGCCGGGCGCGAGCCGATGCCCACCACCACCAGGTCGGCAGGCAGCTCACTGCCGTCACTGAGGACCACGGTGTCGACATGGCCCTCGCCCCGAACCTCGGCGACCCCGACACCGGTACGGACGTCGACCC encodes:
- a CDS encoding VOC family protein — its product is MTDPLEVLNAEDPPVAPNPAFAARLRARLESALSLPPGSQGVDMSATTSALTALTENAPAASEPPRPAALPYLTVADGRAAIDWYCDALTAELLVDPIVMDDGRIGHAELAIGGGVLYLADEFTEMGLRAPEPGWTSVSLMLHVRDTDAALTRARSHGARVEREPYQAHGSRSATIRDPFGHRWMISGPVAELIRPGDIGYASLWTPDVDRAAVFYGHVLGWTFDSHSEVTNTVERVGLSAGERSTLFCCYAVADLASARAQVTAAGGRVGEHRRFPVGEGFSATDPAGNPFGVYAADPGQRRPSLNGAGPGELSYVTYEVGDSAGFRDFYAGVFGWSFEPGRVSDGWQISQTQPMAGVAGGARRPSTVPMWTVADIDAAVRRVREGGGEVISEPAQQPYGLMAECTDDQGGRFYLGQF